Below is a window of Ciona intestinalis chromosome 5, KH, whole genome shotgun sequence DNA.
ATTGGGTTTCCTGTTTCAACATGTTATTACTGCACGTGCAGTGATCAGCAGTTTACATTTTAGCAATACGGAGGGCGGAAacgttttataactctttgaatgttatttgtttactatcaaatgggacaggaaaataaaatgaaaaggtgtcccatcttttccaaccctactatatataagcgTTGGTTTAACTTTCAATTTAGTTACGATTACATAAAAGATTTCTTTTGAGATTTCCCAGGAACTCCTTGAACTGCTCGTCTCGAAAATTGTAAATCACCACATTTACAAGGCTGTGAAAGTACAGTCGATcattctttttatatatagttattttagtttaaatctTTTACCTGTTTAACATAGACACGTAGACGTAAACCACATTGGCTTCCCGAGGGTACACACCATCCGCGATCGTAACCACTATGGTTATAATTGGAActgaaaaacaacaagttttagtaggatgggggaagatgggacactttttcattctattttctggtcccgtttggtagtaaacaaagaacatttaaagaattataaaatcgcgTCCTCACGACGCCCAttgaccgtttttaattgtttaaaagacgatcacgatatttggtTTCTATGCTTTAAAGGCGTTTCGTTTTTTCCCACCatattatataggctatatattagAACTCTGTTACAAGTATTGAAAAGTCGTGAAGTATTCTTACACAAAGATATTGTGAATCCAAGCTCCATAAAAAGCAAAGTAAAAAATGCCCTTTTCATTTTTGAGACAAAAACAGTTTCGCTAACACCCCGAAGTGAGCGAAATCTTCTTTCGTGTCTCCATATGAGAATTCCTGTTCCTGTCGTGAATGCtgtctaaaaatgtttttacagatTGAGAAAGGAAAAAGGAAAAAGACAAATTTAGATTAGCCATGTGTAAAACAtatgctgtttaaaaaaaacattaaaaaatattacagagTAAAACCATTGCGCTGATGAACGCAAAACTTTTCGATTTGCAAGCAAGAGCAAAGTTTGTGTATATAAGCATAGTatacacttcagtatactatgataTAAGGAATAATTATATCAAATACACGGTAAAGGGAAACATAAATACACACGCAAAActtgtataaaaatgttattttatcctcgcgaggCCGGAAAACGTGTATGTTACGTTataggtgattatttattaacctttttttattttttatgtttgactgataatttagagGACTTACAAGGGTTATGAACAATAGTGATCCAACGACTATCGTTGttataatgaaaatatacaaGTCGCGCGAAGTCCGAGCCACATTGACGAAAACGAATATGTTCGTCTCGTAAGCGGAGATGAAAGATTCAGGAAACCACGCTGTAAATATGTAAAGTAGAAATTACTAAGTTGAATGTGGAGAATAAACGTAATGTGTTTATCCTCGTATAACAaagcaacgatagtcgttacaACATGGTTGTTTTGATTCACAGACCTCATATATATTCGCTTACGAATTGAAACAtgtatgtatagtagtgtagggaaatgggacatattttattttatttcaggtgtcccgtcttaccccactttactatatgtAACTGCGCGACTGACTATTTTTCATCATTTCTCACGTGGGACGAACTTATGAgagactactgggttggaaccATTGCTAATAAGCATcttgactactgggttggaaccATTGCTAATAAGCATcttgactactgggttggaaccATTGCTAATAAGCATcttgactactgggttggaaccATTGCTAATAAGCATCTTGGTTAAATGCACATAtaccccacaatggtagcaaatCCTCTCGGCTactaataaacacaaaaaaggtttaaaaaaactcactGCTGTAGGATGTATATATCATCACAGAAGACCAAATAACGAAGATTTTAACCAGAACTCTCTTCTTGGTAGAAACCCCATTGCGATTTAGCAATGGCCATTTTATGCATGCGAAGCAATCGTAGCTTAGAAATACATAATGAGTCAATAAAGTTGTCCACgtcatattaaataaaattgctcCAGCCTTGGCAGACGGGCTGTTTACAGAGGCCAAAGTAAACATCTGCATTTCAACTGGAGTTGACAGCATAGTTCTTATAACATTTGGAATGGTCATGCAAAACAGTATCAGTACTGAAAGAAATAATAATCGATTATCAGTAAAATCTGTAAAACGGTTAAAATCATTAATAACTATTTAAAAGATTCTACTTACCCGATAAAGTGTCAGCTACTGCCAAAGACGCTTTGAGCATATGATGTGTTGATGAAGTTTTCCCTCGACTACAAAATGCGGCAAAAACCAGTGCGTTTCCAATAAAGATCGCTAGGCCAAGTATAACAGCGTACGTTAAAAGTAACACGAACAAAGATATCCTGTAAAAGCAATTTTATGCAGATTGATCTAGGAATTAAAAGTTTACTAAGTTAAACCCACCTGCAATGGCCACACAAATATATAGGAGTTGCGTTGCATTCTTTAACCGCATAATCGTCGCAGAAAATAGTGATGTTTGTATACAAACCAAAACTCTGGTTCGACATTTCAACTCTAAAACTTGACCGCTTTTAGAGCTACAACAGTATAGACTAACCCCACAGTAGTCAATTAAGGTTCCCAGCACGCGATTATAGACGCATATGTTGATAAATGAACACTAAACAAACGATTACGAACCGCTGACCAGACGATCAAAATCAATACGAAAATAAATTcccaatatatattaaaatattgtccCGACAGTTGTATTAGGATTCTATTATAGATGGAATAATAGTTTTTATGTGGCGCACTGACCAGAAGGTATATCTTGACCAAAGCAAACGAATGGAAAAAGGGTGTGTAACTAAAATAATGTACGTTTCAAGATAcgtgaaaaaaaatcacctacaaagtaacgtacatggagcaggatatttaaatattatgtgagTAACGTACATGGTAATTCTGTAACATACATGtcaagctggcacaaggtgtataaacaccagtgttattgACTGTCggtttccggccacgcgaggataaatcattcattcattaactCCATATTGAATCAAAAACTGTCCTCGCGTTATGGGCTACGATTTTAGTTATAAGTcaggtgctctgtttcatacacctcgtgcctggttacgagttaccaactTACCACATACacaactttgtggatgattactTTTGGGTTTTGTTTCTCTAATATTTTATGGGTAAATATTgctatatataagtatatgggcaaccactgggttggggcaatagGTGTAGTGTAGGTGTCTCGCCCAAGAACACACAATGTGCGATTAAACAGCTGGATACGATGCAGTTTTGCTAGCAGTTATTAGGGATTCAAAAAAGACTGCAATATCATTCAAAAAAGTCTCAAACACATACATAATGCATACAAATGGCACATGGTGTGTTATTTATTAAGTGATACACGCAACGGACTGGATTCCGCATAAAAATACTTGATTGAGAGAATACACTGCAATACGAATACGAGTTTTACATgaagaaaaaaacagataTTCTATCtcgttgttttatatacctggATACAAAATTGTGGtgttagtaaaaaataataagagTCCGCTGAATAcaaatatgaataataaaGACAATGGCCAGCATACGAACAAACGTATACatcattattaaattaaatgattattaatacttaaaatatgaaaaaatgtacaaGGTTTGACACTGAAGATGGGTTGGCTGTGTGATGAGTTATGTGGACGGAACTACACGAAGTATGATACGGGTTGCTCTTCGTTTGAGAGCCTCGGCCGCTTCCTCATGCGTATAACCGTCCAATTTCTCGCCTAAGGTATGCGGTAATTAGTCATAAGAAGCGGGATATTGTGTATATTCTACGcaggtgaggttctacagcgtGGCACGCTATGGGTCCTGAGATTTGGGCTAGAGAATAtgttacattctattttatgtgagtgaggtcccacagtgtggcacgccatgggaccttaGATTTACACTAGAATTGGCTAATTAGCCCGACACCCAGGGTGATATGACCGATTTAGTGTGACTGTGATCACAGGGCTccagcaatgtccgttaaagGTTTTGCTCATGGAAACATACACACATCAGTAATGGTATTAGTGACCAGCATTGAACTCAGTATCCTTAGGTTACTAGGGTGCCAGGCTGGATATGGTGTTAAAGTTGATTGATTGTATCTCAAACTGACTAACATTTCcaatattgatatttttgGACAAAACCcataaacacaataaaatacattcaatatacaaaaaaaagttgtttttcatttaaaaacaaaatctattTACAAATCTTACCGTTCACGGATACAATCCGATCCCCCCTACGTAACCTCCCATCCACTGCTGCTGCTCCAACTGAGAACACAGACTTCACATAAATAGGAAGATCCCCATGTGGTGATCCATGCCCTCCAACGATACTAAAACCAAGTCCATCAGACCCCCGGTTCAACTCGATGTCTATTTCCTTCTTTTCTTggctaaaaatgaaaaaaatggaaatttttCGTAATTTTAGGGAGTTTGTGTGTGCTGGCTTCTCAGTACTTATATATGTGTGAAAAAAAACGTCATTTATGTAAaacttttctgtttattttttttcttggctgaaaaatggaaaaatagccattttgatatttttagtgTCTGTCTGTGCTAGTTGCTTATTATCGTTTATGTGCGAAAAAATGAATGACAGTCACTTGTGTAAAACTTTTGAATGTAATGAATTTAACCCATCCTGGCAaatagatgttctgtttcaacctattattttaccaaaagCGCGTTATGCTTTGAGGCGACATGGCACGCAATAAATCTTACATGTACATTTTAACCgctataaataaatagaacagttcgaaacaaacaaaaaaaaaacgaatagtCCGAAAaagcaatacaaaaaaacCGAACAGTCCAAAAGGATCACAAGGACAATGTACACAGGTCCGTGTTGAATTTCTGGACGACTCCAGCAGATCAATCGTTTGTAATGTTAAAGGACCAGTAAGAGAGGGAGATATTTCTACCCTGCTTGAGTCCAAGAGAGAAGCCAGAAGGCTgcgataaattaaaaaaaacagaaagagttcaaaaaaaagttgattcACCTTCCTTGTTGTCCACTGATTGGTAAATTAGGTTTGGCAGATTGTACAAGATATTCACTTAGTTGTTTTATACTTTCCCCACCTTCTTGCACCTGGTGGAAATATTGGTGGTTAAAATGggaaatttatttacaatgaaTAAAGCCaactaatgtttttaataaaacttcatTTACGTTTTAGGTAATGGTTTCGTTCTAATAAGGCAACAACctaataaaaaactaaaaatagaaaatatgcATACTGTACCTTGAgtgtataaataacaaaacaaatctaatTATGAGCAATAACATAGCACAAtggataaaaaaatgtttataaagtaGAATTTAAGTTCtagtttttttatgattttggtataaagtgaaaaatttaactcaaatttgtaaaagttccaccagaagttaaaaattatgagaaatattgcaaaactaaaaatattgtaaaatctATTTACCTGCATTAGAACAATAGCGTCATCCTGACCCTTCAGCATTGCTACCACTTCATCATGTGACTTGTTATCTGTAGTCTGTCCATTAATGCTTCGTATTCTGTCCCCAACCTGCCAAGAGTTTAGTGTCAAATTTAAGAGTAcattagttaaatattaaaagtacatttaaataactcaaaaaaatttaagttccaaaaaagaaaaaagaattcaATAGGATAATTTAGTTTAGTACAAATAGAAATGTCACAAAAGTACCAGaaccacattttaaaattgtttattaagtATAATCCTTCACATTATTGGCACTCTGCTTCTAATTTCTTATAGTTTTAACTAATGTTTACccttaaaaaatgcaaaaacaaaaaaatttgccAAAAATGTGACTAAAAATTTGCGCAAAATAACTTGATTATCGGCATACCTTCAACTTTCCTGCCGCTGCCCCATGGTTTTGAACAACTGCTACAAAAATGGGAACATCCCCTAAAGGAGAACCAACTCCACCTGCTATACTGATGCCAAGTGGTTGGGTGGGGgtctgaaaaaaatttataacatgtttaaaaaaataaactcaaTTTTTTAAGATGAAGAAAATAGGTTTGCATAGATAGCTTGAAAGTTGAAAAGCACAATAAGTtgtcaataattttaaaataatgacttTATACAACAGAAGTTTCCAAACTGTGTGCTACGAaagtattattaatttattttacaacaataataaaatacagttttaatttgcTGCACTGCCATagaaaattgtaataaatctATGCAGCCTCTCTTCTGCCACCTAATGGTAAAGATGACTTACCTTATCGATCTCCACGAATCGGATGTCTCCTCCCAAATCATCAGTGGGACTCTTAGGAGCATCTTCAGATGCATTGGAACTGAGACTTAGCTTTGGCATCTTTATGAGATCAGAAGGAGCTCCGGACTTTAATCTTCCGATCCTGAGATCGACTTTGCCCTGAGCATTctaggaaaaaaaattataaaaaaaacacattttttttttaccattgtttttttggttttacgGATCTAAATGGTACCCATGCACAAACATTTTATGCCATTTCTTATCATTTCACATAATCTGAATTTAATGTAAGACATATATGGCCActatatattcaaaattagccctgtaattttaaaattattagaatatattaaaaattaacactacatattcaaaattagcaatatggttttaaaataagcagtcttatatttaaaactagaaGCAATTTACCTTCAGCAATTGTGCAGCTACTTCTTGTCCAGCCATCCTTATATTGACGCCATTAACACTTAGTATTTGATCTCCAGGTTTCATTGTTCCATCTCTTGCTGCTGCACCACCCTGTACAAGGTCACTCACAAACACACCAGCTGCGTTTCTACCGAAAggggaaaattaaatttttaaaaaccctaaatttttttaccaaaatgaaatagaaatgtaaataaatgacTTTTTTTATGAGTTTCATCCTATAAATGTGTCCTGAATCCCGATCTACACCATATTGCACACCAAACACACACCAGCTACATTtctatatagaataaaaataaagattaaaaaaaaacaaaaaatatagataTGAAACATTAGTTcaaaagcaatttttaaataaactgttttccATAAAgtattagtttttaaatttttaaataaaaatataaactactggtaacttgtaagtcacatagaaacaacaaataaatttttactttcttCCAACAATGCTAAGTCCGAGACCTCGCCCACTTTTCTTCATTAAATTTAcatcatagatatcatatatatcgGACTCTGAttcattgttaattgtctccctgcaaaaataaacttatttttatgtttttttcatggTTTTTAGTACAACATAATTATTATACCAGCACCaataattaaaagtaatttttaatcatttttaatgcTACAAAAACCGCATATTTCAGGGAAGTTTTAGGAACTGAAATAaggaaaatttaattaaattattaaaattaacttgTAATTATTTATGGTTAATTTTGATTTCTCTACATTGTACACGGTTTAGTATGGGGAATTGCTAAACATCGacaaacaaagtaataaatttAGTGAGGGCAATAAAAAACAGTgtaagaattatttttttggcaattttaaagatttttatgtGAATATGTGAAATTATTGTGAAACTAATCTAAATGTGATTTGAGTGGTTTCTTTCACCAATATGAAAGAATCGGTAATTTTATCTTTCTCTGCCATTTATGAAATCTCTTTGACCTGGAGaagtaaaataaagcaaaCGTTGGTTCAGtacgaattttaaaaatttacttgaaaaaataaaaattgcgaAAAACAATCATGAAGGACTATAAAATGATTGTAATCCACATAAATGCCATTTTCGTATTTTAAGAGTGCTTAAAGTTTACTGTGAACAGAAAGTGGACACAATAGTCATGGCTTTTTATTATAacctttattataaaatgtattatataatttGATCCTCAAATTTTAGAAGTGGAGCACTTTACAAATACAGACTGTATATAAAGACTTTgcagtttgtatattttttattatatttctgaaacattgaaacaaaattgaaatcCAAAACGTTTTacactttattattattttacacaccGAAACTTTACAATCATGTACATgttgaattaataaaataacacaattttaaattaatgaaataaaacaattaataggTTTTGCCAAGAAATACACAACAAACAATGcacagaaatatttttcaaagacatatattttttccaccgaaataaaacaagaaaaatactttttttatttcaacatattttccaaaaaCAGCAAAGAGGAAATTTTCtcgatttgttttaaaaaaccaacaatttttttttcacctgTTTTCATCACGTAGGATAGTAAGGTGGACCTTCCCCGGGGTGTTGCGCAATACTTCGATTGCCTCGTCATGTGTGGCATGACGCAAACTGTGATTGTTCACTGTTAAGATCCTGTCACCTGGCC
It encodes the following:
- the LOC113474252 gene encoding lysophosphatidic acid receptor 3-like; this translates as MSNQSFGLYTNITIFCDDYAVKECNATPIYLCGHCRISLFVLLLTYAVILGLAIFIGNALVFAAFCSRGKTSSTHHMLKASLAVADTLSVLILFCMTIPNVIRTMLSTPVEMQMFTLASVNSPSAKAGAILFNMTWTTLLTHYVFLSYDCFACIKWPLLNRNGVSTKKRVLVKIFVIWSSVMIYTSYSTWFPESFISAYETNIFVFVNVARTSRDLYIFIITTIVVGSLLFITLTAFTTGTGILIWRHERRFRSLRGVSETVFVSKMKRAFFTLLFMELGFTISLFPIITIVVTIADGVYPREANVVYVYVSMLNSLVNVVIYNFRDEQFKEFLGNLKRNLLCNRN